In Zingiber officinale cultivar Zhangliang chromosome 3A, Zo_v1.1, whole genome shotgun sequence, the DNA window ATTAAGGATGTCCCACTTGAATAGAGAAGTAATTAGAGGGCCGACTGGACGATGACATTGACATTACTGATTATAGCTGGCTTGTAAGTTGATATATTATCACTCGTTTAACTTGTACCTATAAGTTAGCCAAAGGCTCAGTTGACTAAGATTTATTTATTAATCAGTGATTATTCACCTTAACTTTCAGTGGTGCTATGCAGTACTCAATGCTTAGACGAAGAGTCAAAATACTGAAGCCTATTAATACGAGATTTCTCATCAATGAATTATACTGCACAGTTCGTAAACAGTGGTCATTAATGAGCGACTGACAAATATTGTAGCCTAACTACTCTGTATGTTGGGATACCTGCATGCAATTTGAATCCATGACTTCTATCCCAAAATCTAAATGGGGAGACCAGATCTACCTTCAGCATATTGAGCATCTTCATCATTACCTGGGGAATAGTAGTTTTTTGATCTGTGCATCTCATTTTGTGCCATCTAACCTTTATCCTTCGCAGGACTCATCAGGGAAGATTCCTACGCACGTCTATACCATTCAGAAATACTGTAAGTTTCCAGAAGAACTCTCATGTTAAACTAAGACTTCCATATTATGCTGCTTATCATGAATTAAATTTATGGTAAATCTCCCCAGTGGTTACTGATTCTTTCAATTATAACCTTTCTTGTTCTCCACATGCTGCCACATATATATATACGACAACATACATACTCAATCGGTCTTCTCCTTCTCCATCTACCACACTTTTGGGAAAAACCTTTTGCTGGAGTTTTAGGTTTTCCTTCTCCTGCAACTCAGCAACTACTTTTTAATCGAAGAAAAAAGAagtttgattattaattttcctACGAACCGTTTCAGATCCATATCTCAGATCTCTAGCTAGCTAGCTCACAAGTAGTGCTTATCAGTGGGGAGGCATGTCATCGTTGTCATCGCAGCATGCTTTTGCTCCAGAGCAGGTTTGCTATGTCAATTGCAACTTCTGCAACACTGTTCTTGTGGTATGTTATGTTGCTCCATCCTCTCTTCTCCAAAAGGCTCGATCTTACtatagagaaaataaaaaaataaaataaaaaattattttgattctttcttgtttttcattgTGTTCTTTCCCTTAGCTTGTTTTAGAGCAAAAACTTGAGAtcaatttcttttaatttgttatGTGTCGTCGTGTAGGTTAATGTGCCGAGTGATAATTCATTGAATGTGGCGACTGTCCGATGTGGTCTTTGTGCCAATCTGCTCTCTGTCAATCTACAAGTTCAGTTAGAAAAACTCCCACTCCATAAGCTTCAGGTTCAAACACACATGATCTGAATTCctttatttttgttgttgttgttgtttatgtGTAGTCATTAATTATCTGAAATGTTTTATgcatcatatttttattttttttcactatTCCTCAATAGGTGACTTACACAAATATCCATCTCCAATGCAAAAGAAACATACATCTCTATTAGTTTTTGATGAGCTATAATTCACAGAAACAAGTAACAATCATAAGAGCTTATTTGTGCTGATGTATATACTACATTAGAAAATATATAAAACAATAaacttttatttattaatttatatttaattttttattcatatatatagaAGAGAGTATGTATATAatattctttttgatatatgctaTACTTTTAAAATCTCAATATGGGACAATAGTTTAGCTAAAGGTAAAGAGTTCAAAAgcttgaaaaattttataagttttACAATGTCAATAAGAAAAAATTGTCGACCACTTTAATTTGTTGGTCTCGACACTTCATTATTGATTACAAGGAATTAAGATCCATTAAGCATGGTCAGAACTAATGAATAAGGGATTATTGTTAAGTCAGTGAGGATTAAGATCCATTAATTTTAAGCATGCATGTTGAGAACTAATAATGAGGAGAATAGTCCTAACTTTAATTTGCACTTGTCTATCTCTTTAGCATTAGTTACGTTCAAATTTATGAATGCAGAATCGAGAAATGGGAGGGGCCCCAAACATCTACGATGGAGATTGTGAATCTTCTTCAAGATGCAGCAGTCTCTCAGCGTTGAGCCCGATGGACTACGTTCACCACCAAATGCAACTTATCCAACGTAACTATCTACTAACTCAATCTACCTTCTATTTGTTATATCTCCTTCCAATATATATCATGCATTgacaattatatttaataaagaCAGGTAATTGTACTTATTAAAGTCACTAATtactttt includes these proteins:
- the LOC122051219 gene encoding protein YABBY 2-like, which encodes MSSLSSQHAFAPEQVCYVNCNFCNTVLVVNVPSDNSLNVATVRCGLCANLLSVNLQVQLEKLPLHKLQNREMGGAPNIYDGDCESSSRCSSLSALSPMDYVHHQMQLIQPATEKRRVPSAYNRFIKEEIRRLKAKDPNISHKEAFSTAAKNWAHFPEIRFGLSIRGNEQV